The proteins below come from a single Triticum aestivum cultivar Chinese Spring chromosome 5D, IWGSC CS RefSeq v2.1, whole genome shotgun sequence genomic window:
- the LOC123124333 gene encoding putative cyclin-dependent kinase F-2, which produces MLTAVGARSEPTPTATRKRPAAERVANGNGGKKARYSFGSIRDYETLEVLGEGAYGQVLKARDRRGGKKVAVKWIRAPDMPAVIREAGCHAACRGHPSIVDILDVATDADTGDMFLVMELVAGGLTLREHLYKPLSEDVVRVMMRQLLDAAERIHGAGVVHRDIKPENVLVTMFGELKMGDFGSATRRKPPRVPYEECRVGTLIYTSPEQLEGNRYYGQAVDMWALGCIMAELLAGGTLFVGDTEEGMAAEMSKLREQIASTGKMHLEWFPDLSEAGHDLLTGLLAFNPDERLTAVEALHHRWFNKASAS; this is translated from the coding sequence ATGTTGACGGCAGTAGGCGCACGTTCCGAGCCCACGCCGACGGCCACCCGCAAGCGCccggcggcggagcgcgtcgccaACGGCAACGGCGGCAAGAAGGCCCGATACTCGTTCGGGAGCATCCGCGACTACGAGACGCTGGAGGTGCTCGGGGAAGGCGCCTACGGCCAGGTCTTGAAGGCGCGCGACCGCCGCGGGGGCAAGAAGGTGGCGGTGAAGTGGATCCGCGCGCCCGACATGCCGGCCGTGATCCGCGAGGCCGGCTGCCACGCGGCCTGCCGCGGCCACCCGTCCATCGTGGACATCCTGGACGTGGCGACGGACGCCGACACGGGGGACATGTTCCTCGTcatggagctcgtcgccggcggcctcACCCTGCGCGAGCACCTCTACAAGCCTCTGTCGGAGGACGTGGTGCGCGTGATGATGCGGCAGCTCCTGGACGCGGCCGAGAGGATACACGGGGCCGGCGTCGTCCACCGGGACATCAAGCCCGAGAACGTCCTCGTCACCATGTTCGGCGAGCTGAAGATGGGCGACTTCGGATCGGCGACGCGGCGGAAGCCGCCGCGGGTACCGTACGAGGAGTGCCGCGTGGGCACGCTGATCTACAcctcgccggagcagctggagGGAAACCGGTACTACGGGCAGGCCGTGGACATGTGGGCGCTCGGGTGTATCATGGCTGAGCTGTTGGCCGGCGGGACCCTGTTCGTGGGAGACACGGAGGAGGGCATGGCCGCCGAGATGTCCAAGCTACGAGAGCAGATCGCCTCCACGGGGAAGATGCACTTGGAGTGGTTCCCGGATCTTTCGGAAGCCGGGCACGACCTCCTGACTGGCCTGCTTGCCTTCAACCCCGACGAGCGGCTCACGGCGGTGGAAGCGCTTCACCATCGGTGGTTCAACAAGGCCTCTGCTTCGTGA
- the LOC123119447 gene encoding probable glucan 1,3-beta-glucosidase A codes for MRSRLSRCFWLLLLCLLSRRAAAAPRLPVRAVNLGGWLVTEGWILPSLFDGIPNKDLLDGTQLQFKSVTQNGYVAAEKGGGAGLVANRSQASGWETFKLWRINETTFNLKVFGNQFVGIQSDGSVVATATSPGKSETFRLVRNAGKDRMRIMAPNGLFLQANKDSTVTADYGKSTSWGDDDPSVFAVTRVTGLQGEYQICNGYGTAKAKPILKNHWSTYIVEDDFRFISESGLTAVRIPVGWWIASDPSPPAPYVGGSLQTLDKAFKWAEEYNLGVIIDLHAAPGSQNPFEHSASKDGSQDWGTSAANIAQTVQVIDFLASRYAASPSLLAVELLNEPLAPGASLESLKTYYQDGYNAVRKHSSEAYVIMSNRLSSPDPTELLEFAGGLPRAVIDVHYYVLFNSMFDTFTVQQNINFIKTNYSSALNTVTKQDGPLTFVGEWVAEWQVPNATKEELQMFANAQMDVYGKATFGWAYWTLKNVNNHWSMEWMIKNGYISLKN; via the exons ATGAGGAGCCGCCTATCCCGCTGCTTCTGGCTCCTCCTGCTGTGCCTCCTCTCCCGGCGCGCGGCGGCTGCTCCTCGCCTCCCCGTCCGAGCGGTGAACCTCGGCGGCTGGCTGGTGACGGAGGGCTGGATCCTGCCGTCCCTCTTCGACGGCATCCCCAACAAAGATCTCTTG GACGGCACGCAGCTGCAGTTCAAGTCGGTGACGCAGAACGGCTATGTGGCCGCggagaagggcggcggcgcgggactgGTGGCGAACCGGTCTCAGGCGTCTGGCTGGGAGACCTTCAAGCTATGGCGGATCAACGAGACGACGTTCAACTTAAAGGTGTTCGGCAACCAGTTCGTCGGTATCCAGAGCGACGGCTCGGTGGTGgccacggcgacgtcgccggggaAATCGGAGACGTTCCGGTTAGTGCGCAACGCCGGCAAGGACAGGATGCGGATTATGGCGCCAAACGGGCTCTTCTTGCAG GCAAACAAAGACAGCACAGTGACAGCGGACTATGGGAAGAGCACAAGCTGGGGCGACGACGACCCGTCGGTGTTCGCGGTGACCAGAGTGACGGGGCTCCAAGGCGAGTACCAGATCTGCAACGGATATGGGACGGCAAAGGCCAAGCCAATTCTCAAG AACCACTGGAGCACATATATAGTGGAGGATGACTTCAGGTTCATATCCGAAAGCGGGCTGACCGCAGTGAGGATACCAGTGGGATGGTGGATCGCTAGCGACCCCAGTCCTCCAGCACCTTACGTCGGAGGTTCGCTTCAAACCTTGGACAAGGCATTCAAATGGGCAGA GGAGTACAATCTGGGCGTCATCATCGACCTACACGCAGCTCCTGGGTCACAAAACCCCTTCGAGCATAGCGCCTCCAAGGATGGCTCGCAAGACTGGGGCACTAGCGCCGCTAACATCGCGCAAACCGTACAAGTGATAGATTTCCTTGCATCCAGGTACGCTGCGAGCCCAAGCCTCCTCGCAGTGGAGCTATTGAACGAGCCGCTGGCGCCTGGCGCGTCCCTGGAGAGCCTCAAAACGTACTATCAAGACGGGTACAATGCTGTCAGGAAGCACTCGTCAGAGGCCTACGTGATCATGTCCAACCGGCTGTCGTCCCCAGACCCGACGGAGCTCCTCGAGTTCGCCGGCGGGTTACCCAGGGCCGTCATCGACGTGCACTACTACGTGTTGTTCAACAGCATGTTTGATACTTTCACCGTGCAGCAgaatatcaatttcatcaaaacCAACTACTCAAGCGCTCTCAACACTGTCACGAAGCAGGACGGTCCTCTCACCTTTGTAG GCGAATGGGTGGCTGAGTGGCAGGTGCCCAATGCAACGAAGGAAGAGCTCCAAATGTTTGCAAATGCACAGATGGATGTGTATGGGAAGGCGACATTTGGATGGGCTTATTGGACTCTCAAGAATGTAAACAACCACTGGAGTATGGAGTGGATGATCAAGAATGGGTACATCTCCTTGAAAAACTAG
- the LOC123119448 gene encoding uncharacterized protein — protein MASPQIHANPTYEIDRARDSQVLSFLFNSISPPVMVQIANGITVSAAWTAITEMFISETQAAIVNTRIALSTTKKGTSTIAEYLGRMKALGDEMAAIGKPLTDDDMVSYILAGLDFDYMSFVSSVCARTVPIKPNELYSQLISFKSRLVCSRGTHLHTPPPTLPLAAVVAFLVAAAAAGTAEVVVTVVAAAMEAMVAAVETATVAATMEVAAVTRSRKPSVRSARSQITLPSSAIVASTSPSPRRKAQA, from the coding sequence ATGGCAAGCCCACAGATACACGCCAATCCGACGTATGAGATCGACAGGGCTCGAGACTCTCAGGTTTTGAGTTTCCTTTTTAATTCCATCTCACCTCCTGTGATGGTTCAGATCGCAAATGGCATCACGGTGTCAGCAGCATGGACTGCAATCACCGAGATGTTCATCTCCGAGACGCAGGCGGCCATCGTCAACACGAGGATCGCcctctccaccaccaagaaggggaCTTCCACCATCGCCGAGTATCTTGGCCGCATGAAGGCCCTTGGTGATGAGATGGCTGCCATCGGCAAGCCACTCACCGACGACGACATGGTGTCGTACATCCTCGCCGGCCTTGACTTCGACTACATGTCGTTTGTCTCCTCGGTCTGCGCCAGGACTGTCCCCATCAAGCCAAACGAGCTCTACTCCCAGCTGATCAGCTTCAAGAGCCGCCTAGTATGTTCGAGGGGAACTCATCTTCACACTCCTCCGCCAACGCTGCCTCTCGCGGCCGTGGTGGCTTTCCTCGTGGCGGCGGCCGCGGCAGGAACGGCAGAGGTCGTGGTCACGGTGGTGGCCGCGGCAATGGAGGCAATGGTGGCGGCCGTGGAAACGGCCACAGTGGCCGCGACAATGGAGGTGGCGGCCGTGACGAGATCCCGGAAGCCTTCTGTCAGATCTGCAAGAAGCCAAATCACACTGCCCTCGAGTGCTATCGTCGCTTCGACATCGCCTTCACCAAGGAGAAAAGCGCAAGCGTAG